The proteins below are encoded in one region of Alistipes indistinctus YIT 12060:
- a CDS encoding branched-chain amino acid aminotransferase → MATTVDLDWKNLSFGYLKTDYNIRSYFRNGAWTTPEMTSDETVNLHMAATGLHYGQEAFEGLKAFRGVDGQVRIFRADENGKRLASSAEYLRMAVPPLELFIDMVKQVVKANERFIPPYGTGASLYIRPVLFGSGPQVGVKPADEYLLIIFVTPVGPYYKEGFNPIRVIIDRDHDRAAPLGTGHIKAGGNYGASLISSEEAHDKGYPSVLYLDAKEKKHIDECGAANFFGIRDGRYITPKSHSVLPSITNMSLMTLAADLGLKVESRPVEAEELSTFSEAGACGTAAVISPIGSIYDPETNHTYTYNNGEPGEWSKKLYHKLRAIQYGEEPDTHGWNLVLE, encoded by the coding sequence ATGGCAACAACTGTAGACTTGGATTGGAAAAATCTCTCCTTCGGTTATCTGAAGACCGATTACAACATACGCAGCTACTTCCGTAACGGCGCATGGACGACCCCCGAAATGACCTCGGACGAGACGGTAAACCTGCACATGGCCGCTACCGGCCTGCATTACGGGCAGGAGGCGTTCGAAGGGCTTAAGGCTTTCCGCGGCGTGGACGGCCAGGTGCGCATCTTCCGTGCCGACGAGAACGGCAAACGCCTTGCGTCTTCGGCCGAATACCTGCGCATGGCGGTGCCCCCGCTCGAACTGTTCATCGATATGGTCAAGCAGGTGGTGAAGGCCAACGAGCGCTTTATCCCGCCTTACGGCACGGGCGCATCGCTGTACATCCGTCCGGTGCTTTTCGGCAGTGGGCCGCAGGTGGGTGTGAAGCCGGCGGACGAGTACCTGTTGATTATTTTCGTTACGCCGGTGGGCCCTTACTACAAAGAGGGCTTCAACCCGATCCGGGTGATCATCGACCGCGACCACGACCGTGCCGCACCGCTGGGGACGGGACATATCAAAGCGGGCGGTAATTACGGCGCGAGCCTCATTTCGTCGGAAGAGGCGCACGACAAAGGTTATCCGAGCGTGCTGTACCTCGACGCGAAGGAGAAAAAACACATCGATGAGTGCGGGGCTGCGAATTTCTTCGGTATCCGTGACGGTCGTTACATTACGCCCAAATCCCATTCGGTACTGCCGTCGATTACGAACATGAGCCTGATGACGCTGGCGGCCGATCTGGGTCTGAAGGTGGAGTCACGTCCCGTTGAGGCCGAAGAGCTTTCGACTTTCAGCGAAGCGGGTGCCTGCGGTACCGCCGCCGTTATTTCGCCGATCGGCAGTATTTACGATCCCGAGACGAACCACACTTACACTTACAACAACGGCGAACCGGGCGAGTGGAGCAAGAAGCTTTACCACAAGCTGCGTGCGATCCAGTACGGCGAGGAGCCCGACACGCACGGCTGGAACCTGGTTCTGGAATAG
- a CDS encoding FimB/Mfa2 family fimbrial subunit, protein MKQIFRYFLLGLGAAVGLSACNKEGGAAPDATSLHVDFHVMTDLNVVKSAALSDENKVTAIDLFAFDAASGLLEVMQRDIPATAPSDAGVAGEKKVGDVSLSFGKGGAKKILAIANTAANRVELPASLEAGVTTYAQMLESVVRLPEGNGAPSSPFVMTGYANDVQTGTGSVTVSLCRKVARFDIVNQTPGDASEGLVVSKLQLQSVPAHAYLFKDGYNASEADARVDYPAAIPSTPGIDATYYVLPVPEAEKMQLLVEGTLHGEAFAQTLDIQPQDVSGTPQGVKPNYRYTVKLDGKSKEVQLSVTVSTVEEWTPGGDISGTITGGGSTGGDITFNGLKWMDRNLGATTADFRTDWDGGIGSFYQWGRNTAFAATGFTTVSGPLSGLDEANSDVNKDKFIAGGFKDWLSSSDNGLWQTPESQPCPEGYRMPTNAELQGIFPASGVLFNMRSMTVKTGEAVAGGSMTAHYWGDNGAKTLYGIKNQGTASACYMKWEYLTTGAGKSYLRISRWPADAAATFTDKDLNTVKGEFAAMPAATEVFELPGAGYITGSNGTYSNPPTGGFYWSSSLDGSGKVYRAEIQEGHVNMTEPYASRASGHSIRCVRQ, encoded by the coding sequence ATGAAACAGATTTTTCGATATTTCCTGCTGGGGCTCGGTGCCGCAGTCGGCCTGTCCGCCTGCAACAAAGAGGGCGGCGCGGCACCCGATGCCACGTCGTTGCACGTGGATTTCCACGTCATGACCGACCTGAACGTCGTGAAGTCGGCGGCGCTCTCCGACGAAAATAAGGTGACTGCGATCGACCTTTTTGCATTCGATGCCGCGAGCGGACTGCTGGAGGTAATGCAACGCGACATTCCCGCGACGGCTCCGTCGGACGCCGGTGTGGCTGGAGAGAAAAAAGTGGGCGACGTGTCGCTCTCTTTCGGTAAGGGGGGAGCAAAAAAAATCCTGGCTATCGCCAACACTGCCGCCAACCGCGTCGAACTACCCGCTTCGCTCGAGGCGGGTGTCACTACTTATGCGCAGATGCTCGAATCGGTCGTCAGGCTGCCCGAGGGCAACGGAGCGCCCTCTTCTCCGTTCGTGATGACGGGTTATGCGAACGATGTGCAGACCGGGACGGGTTCCGTAACGGTTTCGCTCTGCCGCAAAGTGGCCCGGTTCGACATCGTCAACCAGACGCCGGGAGACGCGTCCGAAGGATTGGTCGTTTCGAAGCTGCAATTGCAGAGCGTGCCTGCGCACGCTTACCTGTTCAAAGATGGCTACAATGCATCCGAAGCTGATGCACGGGTCGATTATCCGGCCGCGATTCCTTCGACGCCGGGCATTGATGCCACCTATTATGTGTTACCTGTGCCCGAAGCCGAAAAGATGCAGCTTTTGGTGGAGGGAACGCTGCACGGCGAAGCATTCGCCCAAACGCTCGACATCCAGCCGCAGGATGTTTCGGGTACTCCCCAGGGGGTCAAGCCCAACTACCGCTACACCGTCAAGCTCGACGGCAAGAGCAAGGAGGTTCAGCTGTCCGTTACGGTGAGCACCGTCGAGGAGTGGACGCCGGGCGGCGATATCTCCGGAACGATTACCGGGGGCGGTTCCACGGGAGGCGATATAACCTTTAACGGCCTGAAGTGGATGGACCGCAACCTGGGTGCGACGACGGCCGATTTCCGGACCGACTGGGACGGCGGTATCGGCAGTTTTTACCAATGGGGACGCAATACCGCTTTCGCGGCCACCGGATTTACCACCGTGTCGGGGCCGCTCTCGGGCCTCGACGAGGCGAACAGCGATGTCAACAAAGATAAGTTTATCGCGGGAGGTTTTAAGGACTGGCTTTCGTCTTCGGATAACGGCTTGTGGCAGACCCCTGAATCGCAGCCTTGTCCCGAGGGGTACCGCATGCCGACGAATGCGGAACTGCAGGGCATTTTCCCGGCTTCTGGCGTGCTTTTCAATATGCGTTCGATGACCGTCAAAACGGGTGAGGCCGTTGCCGGAGGTAGTATGACGGCACATTATTGGGGCGACAATGGCGCGAAAACCCTTTACGGTATCAAAAATCAAGGTACGGCTTCGGCCTGTTATATGAAATGGGAGTACCTGACTACCGGAGCCGGCAAGTCTTACCTGCGCATCAGTCGCTGGCCGGCCGATGCGGCGGCGACCTTTACCGATAAAGATCTGAACACGGTAAAAGGGGAGTTCGCGGCGATGCCTGCGGCGACCGAAGTGTTCGAACTTCCTGGTGCGGGCTATATTACCGGCAGCAACGGAACTTACAGCAATCCGCCTACCGGGGGTTTTTACTGGTCTTCATCGCTGGATGGTAGTGGTAAAGTGTACCGTGCGGAGATTCAAGAGGGACATGTGAATATGACCGAGCCGTATGCGAGCCGGGCCAGCGGCCATTCGATCCGCTGTGTGCGCCAGTAA
- a CDS encoding HAD family hydrolase, whose amino-acid sequence MAQHEQRPIVALIYDFDGTLSPGNMQEYDFIPAVGKSNREFWEESNETAREQDGDPILAYMYRMLHEAKSSGKSLRYEAFVQSGARIGLYDGVREWFSRINAYGASKGLEIHHFINSSGLREMIEGTPIAHEFRKIYACSFLYDVDGVAYWPAVAVNYTNKTQFIFKINKGIESVYDSHRINEYIEEEERPVPFRRMIYFGDGTTDIPCMRLVKQQGGHSIAVYNPSSERNRQTSERLLHDQRVNYVCPADYRVDRPIDRLVHAIIDRIASDENLRKFYMK is encoded by the coding sequence ATGGCACAACACGAGCAACGGCCCATCGTGGCACTCATTTACGATTTCGACGGCACCCTGTCGCCGGGCAATATGCAGGAGTACGACTTCATCCCTGCGGTGGGCAAGAGCAACCGCGAGTTCTGGGAGGAGAGCAACGAGACCGCGCGCGAGCAGGACGGCGATCCGATTCTCGCTTATATGTACCGCATGCTGCACGAGGCGAAAAGTTCCGGCAAGTCGCTGCGCTACGAAGCTTTCGTGCAGTCGGGCGCGCGTATTGGGCTGTACGACGGAGTGCGCGAATGGTTTTCGCGGATCAATGCCTACGGTGCATCGAAAGGGCTTGAAATCCATCATTTTATCAACTCGTCCGGCCTGCGCGAAATGATCGAAGGCACCCCGATCGCGCACGAATTCCGTAAGATTTACGCCTGCTCGTTCCTTTACGATGTGGATGGGGTGGCCTACTGGCCTGCCGTCGCGGTCAACTATACGAATAAAACCCAGTTTATTTTCAAGATCAACAAGGGGATCGAGAGCGTTTACGACAGCCACCGCATCAACGAGTATATCGAGGAGGAGGAGCGGCCCGTGCCGTTCCGTCGTATGATCTATTTCGGCGACGGAACCACCGACATTCCCTGTATGCGGCTGGTCAAGCAGCAGGGAGGACACTCGATCGCCGTTTACAATCCCTCTTCGGAGCGCAACCGCCAGACGAGCGAGCGGCTGTTGCACGACCAGCGGGTCAATTACGTCTGCCCGGCCGACTACCGGGTGGACCGCCCGATCGACCGCCTCGTGCACGCGATTATCGACCGGATCGCCTCCGATGAGAACCTACGTAAATTCTATATGAAATGA